The following proteins are co-located in the Gordonia polyisoprenivorans genome:
- a CDS encoding ricin-type beta-trefoil lectin domain protein produces the protein MRKAVCVVVCSILGIAGMVLANGPASAADSTFAVKSVLNGQCLDNSDAAARPGNRVLLYQCHDGANQRWTVGADGRARVQGLCLQPVGAVIANGRNLEIATCSTSPSQVWGQGANDSLRPNYGNYCLTAANGAVSLRTCAGTTAQRWTLTSAAAAPTTTPTTTTPATTTPPTTTPPTTTPTTPAAVTSPSGQAAPTASLPGWRHIFADEFTKNAALGSWANSCEPDKIVYTGAQGQKWRTYPQCYLDTYQKRPYRPDAVLSVDGGMLDFFLHQVDGKPAGANPSPLITGSSQYQTYGRYSVRMRVDRPGLSEYYVAFLLWPQSEQWPAGGEFDFPEGSLAGTAKGYHHYSGLGSCVSCQAVATDIGATFTNWHTYTMEWSPGRIRYLLDNTVVLDTTAWVPSGPMRWQLQAETNGNGTSSGHLQVDWVSVWAYNG, from the coding sequence GTGCGAAAAGCGGTGTGCGTTGTTGTCTGCAGCATTCTCGGCATTGCGGGAATGGTGCTCGCCAACGGACCCGCATCGGCCGCTGATTCGACATTCGCGGTCAAATCCGTGCTGAACGGCCAATGCCTCGACAACTCCGATGCCGCGGCCCGCCCCGGCAACCGGGTACTGCTCTACCAATGCCACGACGGGGCCAACCAGCGGTGGACGGTTGGCGCCGACGGCCGGGCCCGTGTGCAGGGTCTCTGCCTGCAACCGGTCGGGGCGGTCATCGCCAACGGCCGCAACCTCGAGATCGCGACCTGCTCGACCTCGCCGTCCCAGGTCTGGGGTCAAGGCGCCAACGACTCGCTACGACCCAACTACGGCAACTACTGTCTGACCGCCGCAAACGGCGCGGTCTCGCTGCGGACCTGCGCAGGGACGACGGCACAACGATGGACACTCACCTCGGCCGCGGCTGCACCCACCACCACGCCGACCACAACCACTCCTGCCACCACCACGCCACCCACGACCACGCCACCCACGACCACGCCGACCACCCCGGCAGCGGTCACCAGTCCCTCCGGCCAGGCGGCCCCCACGGCGAGCCTCCCCGGATGGCGCCACATCTTCGCCGACGAATTCACCAAGAACGCGGCACTCGGCTCGTGGGCCAATTCGTGTGAGCCCGACAAGATCGTCTACACCGGCGCGCAGGGCCAGAAATGGCGCACCTATCCCCAATGCTATCTCGACACCTACCAGAAACGCCCCTATCGCCCCGACGCGGTGCTCTCGGTTGACGGCGGCATGCTCGATTTCTTTCTCCATCAGGTCGACGGAAAACCCGCCGGTGCGAATCCGTCGCCGCTGATCACCGGATCGAGCCAGTACCAGACCTACGGCCGCTATTCCGTGCGAATGCGCGTCGACCGTCCGGGACTCTCCGAATACTATGTGGCCTTCCTGCTCTGGCCACAGTCCGAACAATGGCCCGCCGGCGGTGAGTTCGACTTCCCCGAGGGATCCCTCGCGGGCACCGCCAAGGGCTATCACCACTACTCCGGTCTCGGGTCGTGTGTCAGCTGTCAGGCCGTCGCCACCGACATCGGGGCCACGTTCACCAACTGGCACACCTACACGATGGAATGGAGTCCCGGCCGCATCCGCTACCTGCTCGACAACACCGTCGTCCTCGACACCACCGCCTGGGTGCCGTCGGGCCCGATGCGCTGGCAACTGCAGGCCGAGACCAACGGCAACGGCACCAGCTCCGGGCACCTGCAGGTCGACTGGGTTTCGGTCTGGGCCTACAACGGCTGA
- a CDS encoding histidine phosphatase family protein — MCHGGVINAYLTHVLGLAQLVFVQPHYTSVTRVLAEPDGYREILSVNEFDHLHSSTGTAQSGA; from the coding sequence GTGTGCCACGGCGGGGTCATCAACGCCTACCTCACCCACGTGCTCGGACTGGCGCAATTGGTGTTCGTCCAACCGCACTACACCTCGGTCACCCGGGTGCTTGCCGAGCCCGACGGATATCGGGAGATCCTGTCGGTCAACGAGTTCGATCACCTGCACTCGTCGACGGGCACGGCTCAGTCCGGGGCTTAG
- a CDS encoding protein kinase domain-containing protein — protein MTGARQPLRAGQIIVGDTGYRYRIDGLLDGGGFGHVYRASRLASSSDRVTRKVCVKVCASAADWHGEAHMGHLLAGRREVVALLDAFAFGSGPGRMTRYVIVTEWVREGTVGDLVADGVWAGWRPARVRREIRGLLGLITVMHAAGVTHRDIKPDNVFLRDGRLALGDFGIAKHALTPRHSPLDAYTPAYMPADVDDYRHWATWFDIYQLGLLTCTLLTGADWTNDDVSRIRDLDAPEDLKCWIWHATAAKGTRYVDGTQALRALTDLHKVDMSPARGPARLAGHRVVITGRFSTGTQQELTTLIEESGAAVQSMVGDDTTVLVRAHQIDGGLGAHEGRKLFAARERKRRGQALHVIDEDRLCRLIGLTPV, from the coding sequence GTGACTGGGGCACGTCAGCCGCTCCGTGCGGGACAGATCATCGTCGGCGACACCGGGTATCGCTACCGGATCGACGGGCTCCTCGACGGCGGCGGCTTCGGCCACGTCTATCGCGCATCACGGCTGGCGTCGTCGAGCGATCGGGTGACGCGCAAGGTCTGCGTCAAGGTGTGTGCGAGCGCCGCGGACTGGCACGGTGAGGCGCACATGGGGCATCTGCTCGCCGGCCGGCGGGAGGTGGTCGCGCTGCTCGACGCCTTCGCCTTCGGTTCCGGTCCCGGACGCATGACGCGCTATGTCATCGTCACCGAGTGGGTGCGCGAGGGTACGGTCGGCGATCTCGTGGCCGACGGTGTGTGGGCGGGATGGCGTCCGGCACGGGTCCGTCGTGAGATCCGCGGCCTGCTCGGTCTGATCACCGTGATGCACGCGGCCGGCGTCACCCACCGCGACATCAAGCCCGACAACGTCTTCCTGCGCGACGGCCGGCTCGCTCTCGGAGATTTCGGGATCGCCAAACATGCACTGACACCGCGGCATTCACCGCTGGACGCCTACACACCGGCATACATGCCCGCCGATGTCGACGACTACCGTCACTGGGCGACGTGGTTCGACATCTATCAGCTCGGCCTGCTCACCTGCACCCTGTTGACCGGGGCGGACTGGACCAACGACGACGTCTCCCGCATCCGCGACCTCGACGCGCCCGAGGATCTCAAGTGCTGGATCTGGCACGCGACCGCGGCCAAGGGCACCCGCTACGTCGACGGCACGCAGGCCCTGCGCGCACTGACGGATCTGCACAAGGTCGACATGAGTCCCGCGCGGGGACCGGCACGGCTGGCCGGGCACCGCGTGGTGATCACCGGCCGGTTCAGTACCGGCACCCAGCAGGAGCTGACCACGTTGATCGAGGAATCCGGGGCGGCCGTGCAGTCGATGGTCGGCGACGACACCACCGTGCTCGTGCGCGCCCATCAGATCGACGGCGGCCTCGGGGCACACGAGGGCCGCAAGTTGTTCGCCGCACGGGAACGCAAACGGCGCGGCCAGGCACTGCACGTGATCGACGAGGACCGGCTGTGCCGGCTGATCGGGCTCACCCCCGTCTGA